Genomic DNA from Actinomycetota bacterium:
TGAGGTTGTCGCCAACCACGCCGCAGGCCATGTTGCCGTTCACGAGCACGGCGAGGCCGCCGAACATCTTCCGCTCGCTGACGCCGTTCGTGTCCTCGAGAACACTGCGAACGCGCGCGGCGAGCCGCTCGTCATAAGCCATCAGCGCTCCACCCTGGTGGGTAGGCCGAGCTGTGGAAAGAGCTCAGGCTGGCCCGCGAAGCCGGTGATGCTCGCAACCGACTCGCCCTCGAGCGCGAGCACCATGACGCCGTAGGGCTCGAGCTCACCGGCGCCGCTCTCGAGGTAGGCGGCGAGTGCGGGCTGGCCGTTCGCGCGCGTCGGACGGAGCACGATCTTCTCGAGCGCACCGGCAGCCGGAACGGCACGGAAGAAGTCGCCGATCTCCCGTCGTCCCACGACGCGCAGCGGCTCGGGAGGCATCGTCATGACCGCGTCGTCGGCGAGCAGGTCGACGATCGCATCGACGTCGACCGCTTCCCAGGCGGCGAGAAACCGCTCGACGACCCGCGCCTCGGTGTCAGTCGACGCCGGCGCGTGGTCGCGTGCCAGCCGGCCAGCAGCTCGTTCCCGCTCCAGCTTCTCGCGCCCCCTTTGCAGGGCGCTGTTGACCGAGGCGACCGAGTCGCCGAGGATATCCGCGACCTCGCGCGCCGACCAGCCGAGGACATCGCGGAGCACGAGCACTGCCCGCTGACGCGGGGGGAGGAGCTGCATGACGGTCACGAAGGCGAGTCCGATCGACTCGCGCTCCTCGACCTCGATGTCGAGCAGACGGTCGGGGTACGGCTGAAGGTGCGCAATGGCCGCCGCCTCCTCTGGATCGAGCACCTCGGGCTGGCGTGCGCGACGCTCGAGCGCGCGCAGGCACACATTCGTCGCGATGCGATACAGCCATGCCCGAAGCGAGCCGCGCGGCTCGAAGCTACCGACGTTGCGCCACGCCTTCAGCACGGTCTCCTGCAGAGCATCGTCGGCATCGTGGAGCGAGCCGAGCAGCCGGTAGCAGTGGACGTGAAGCGCACGACGATGCGGCTCGAGCAGGCGCGCGAACGCCTGCTCGTCACCGCCGCGAGCCCCAGCGAGCAGCTCTCCCTGGTCGACGGGAGTGAGAGCATGGGTGACCATCGCGTCAGGCTACTCCGCACCCGGAGGATCGGCACCGATCTCCGTCCACGTGTTCGCCCGAAACGCCCCCGGTGCGCCACCCAGCGCGACGAACCGGATCCCTTCGGGGCCGGGCACGATCTGCCGAAGCTGCTCCGGCCCAACCCGAGCCATCGTCCCCGGCCGCAGCTCGAAGCGCTCATCGTCGGCGACCAAAGTCGCCGATCCCTCGAGCGGGATGTACACCTCCTCCTGGTTCGGGTCATAGGCATCAGGGCCGTGCTCGTGCAGCGGATACCCGTCCCAGCTCGGCGGCAGCGTGAGCACCTGCATCCCCCAAGCCGTCACCCCCAACTCCGCGCGAGCCCGCCGCGCGAGCCCACCGCTGATCGGGTCCATCTCGTCGATCTCGCGGAACGTCACGTCAGCCATGAGTCTCCTCCTGTCAGGGCGCCTCGAACCGGCGCCTTTCTTACTTCAATCCGCGGCGCGCCAAGAACTCATCGGTGCGCCCGCGACGAGCCCGGAGGGTGCTCTGCGTACGCAACGCGGACGTTGCGATCGCAGCACACCGAGATGTACGGCGGGGCTGAAGCTTCGCCGGCAGCGTGCACGGCTCCAGTCGCCTCGAATACTGACCCGACGGACGCGAAGTCGGGGAGTGCCCGGTCAGGGCGCAGGCGACCCTTCGCCAGCCAGGTACCAGGTGAACACGGAGCCGATCCCGTGGCTGTACACGGCTCGGTTCGGACGTGGAACGGCTGGGAAGCAGCGTCGCGCTATGCAGCGCGACGCTCGGCCTCGACCTTCAGGTCCCGAAGCCACGTCTGCACGAACCCGACAACCTTCTTCTGCAGGGGCCTCCGAAGCAGACGAGCCAGGAGGCCCTTCATCGACTCCCCTTCTCGACACGGGGTCCGCTCTCGTGGCGATCGAGGCGCCAGACGTGGTAAGGAGGGGGTCGACGGTTCGAGTCCGTCAGAGGGCTTCCGCATTTCTCCTGCTATGAACCGTTTATGTTGGCTGCGGTGGCGGCGGCCTGTCCGTGAAGTGTCCACGCAATGTCCACGCGGTGGACACCGGCCTCGTCAGCGCTCGCGTGACTGTCGAGGAGATTGATCGCGTGGTCGCGTCCATCGCGCGCGAGGTGCCCGTAGTGGCGGTCGATCATCGTCAGGCTGGCGCCCATGTAGCGGGAGAGGTCAAACGTCGAGACACCGGCACGGAGTGCGAAGGTCGCGAAGGTGTGCCGGAGATCGTAGACGCGGCGGATGGGTGTGATCCCGGCTGCGAGTTGTGCGGGCTTCCACTCGCGGGTGCGGAAGTTGTGGAGATCGAAATAGGCGCCGCGCGGTGATGGAAACAGGAGGTCAGTATCAGCCCCGGCCGGGAACTGCTCGAGCGCGTCGAGCGCGATTGCCTGGAGCGGCACGGCGCGGACGCTGCCTTCGGTCTTGGGGCATTTGATCCGGCCGTTGCGGAACGCGCGCCGCACGTAGAGGACACGGGCGTGTCGGTCGACATCACGCTGCTCAAGGGCGATCCACTCCCCCGGCCGCAGGCCGGTCGCTGCCGCGAACATCACGAGCGCGCTCTCGCGGTCGCCAAGCCGGGAGGCGACCTTGGCGAGTTGAGCCCATGACTCGAACGGTCGCTTCTCGGTGCGCCGCCGCTGAGGGTTGTCGACACCGTGCTTGGCCGGGTTGACATCGATCATTTGCCACTCGACCGCGCGGCTCAGCACTTGCCGAAGCGCCTGGGTCGCTTCGAAGCGGTGGCCGGCCGGAATCGTCATCCGCCAGGCTGCGATCTCCTGCGAACGGAGCTGTCCCAACCGTTGACTCCCGAACTCGCTCACCGCTTTTGACAAGAGCCAGCGCAGCTTCTCGATCGTCTCCGGCTGGGCGTCGTGCTGGGCGAGGTACTCATCAACGAGCCCGGCGAGCGTGAGCGTCGTTCCGGTGCCGTTCGCCCGCCGAACCCGCTCCAGCGACTCCCTGGCGTCCTGCTCCGAGCCGAAACCGCCGCGCTGCACCCGTTCCGAGCCGCGCCCACCGGTCCGATACCTGTACCCCCAAAGCGGAGTCCCACCTGGTCGGCTCGACTTCATCGGAAAAACCTGACCCTGCTGTGCCACGACGGGACCTCCCCGATCGACAACGAGACCGAGGAATCACACACCGGCGCAGCGGCCATGACCACCCCACTCACCCAGGGCGTCACCGGTTGAGCCACCACGTTGGCCGGACCGCGTGATACACAGCCGACACCGACTTCGGTGCCGTGAAGGCCCCACCGGTGGCAATCCGACCGACGCGCGCGTCTGGCCAAAGCACGCTGGCGCAGACAAGCGTCGCTCTCCACGCTCCAACGGGCAGCGAAGCAGGGGCTAGTTACCCGTACCGGAGGTCGCCACGGCGATCTGCGTCGGGGGTCGCGGCGAGCTGATCGCCCCGATGATGCGGGGATGTCCATCGACGAGCGGCATCGCATGA
This window encodes:
- a CDS encoding RNA polymerase subunit sigma-70, with the protein product MVTHALTPVDQGELLAGARGGDEQAFARLLEPHRRALHVHCYRLLGSLHDADDALQETVLKAWRNVGSFEPRGSLRAWLYRIATNVCLRALERRARQPEVLDPEEAAAIAHLQPYPDRLLDIEVEERESIGLAFVTVMQLLPPRQRAVLVLRDVLGWSAREVADILGDSVASVNSALQRGREKLERERAAGRLARDHAPASTDTEARVVERFLAAWEAVDVDAIVDLLADDAVMTMPPEPLRVVGRREIGDFFRAVPAAGALEKIVLRPTRANGQPALAAYLESGAGELEPYGVMVLALEGESVASITGFAGQPELFPQLGLPTRVER
- a CDS encoding cupin codes for the protein MADVTFREIDEMDPISGGLARRARAELGVTAWGMQVLTLPPSWDGYPLHEHGPDAYDPNQEEVYIPLEGSATLVADDERFELRPGTMARVGPEQLRQIVPGPEGIRFVALGGAPGAFRANTWTEIGADPPGAE
- a CDS encoding site-specific integrase; the protein is MAQQGQVFPMKSSRPGGTPLWGYRYRTGGRGSERVQRGGFGSEQDARESLERVRRANGTGTTLTLAGLVDEYLAQHDAQPETIEKLRWLLSKAVSEFGSQRLGQLRSQEIAAWRMTIPAGHRFEATQALRQVLSRAVEWQMIDVNPAKHGVDNPQRRRTEKRPFESWAQLAKVASRLGDRESALVMFAAATGLRPGEWIALEQRDVDRHARVLYVRRAFRNGRIKCPKTEGSVRAVPLQAIALDALEQFPAGADTDLLFPSPRGAYFDLHNFRTREWKPAQLAAGITPIRRVYDLRHTFATFALRAGVSTFDLSRYMGASLTMIDRHYGHLARDGRDHAINLLDSHASADEAGVHRVDIAWTLHGQAAATAANINGS